From Nymphaea colorata isolate Beijing-Zhang1983 chromosome 6, ASM883128v2, whole genome shotgun sequence, a single genomic window includes:
- the LOC116256757 gene encoding uncharacterized protein LOC116256757 isoform X2, translating to MAVYSLPLPLRFLFMRSSCQHHLLSLALPASLLFVHHHHRSSFTPPTILRTSPLCCVADSVGLDDHHRHPLLPIGPISPRHLECSLLGERRKVAVLLSGGVDSSVSLRLLCAAGHSCTAFYLKIWFQEDFDNFWSACPWDEDLKYAEAVCKQVSHMISEYRSGRTPNPDVLCNTRIKFGAFMDAISSSGFDYIASGHYARVIHPPSHCQNGPSLLELSADMVKDQTYFLSHLSQSQLRQLLFPLGCISKDEVRRLAAELDLPNKDRKDSQGICFLGKLKFSDFVAKHIGEMEGVILEAETGDFLGNHRGYWFYTVGQRQGLRLPGGPWYVVGKDVKNNVVFVSRNYFSFDKRRRTFQVGSLSWISGSKPDQLDQIQCKVRHGPDFYDCSVEMQVSDDDQDEVATVHISKDDQGLAAGQFAAFYRGRTCIGSGIILDSWDDNRSPVCSKALERAKLKDKSLLGKPVKIMVQPHTSQGESSNSSPDAKSEPRDSNISLSDDIRQKPEEAKGVL from the exons aTGGCGGTGTATTCTCtacctctccctctccgcttccTTTTCATGCGAAGCAGCTGCCAACATCACCTTTTGTCCCTCGCCCTTCCGGCTAGCCTCCTCTTcgtccaccaccaccaccgttCTTCTTTTACGCCTCCAACTATCCTGCGAACTTCTCCTCTCTGCTGCGTAGCCGATTCCGTAGGTCTAGACGACCACCATCGTCACCCTTTGCTACCAATCGGCCCCATCTCCCCCAGGCATCTAGAGTGCTCCTTGCTGGGTGAGCGCCGAAAGGTTGCCGTCCTCCTTAGCGGTGGAGTCGATAGCAGCGTCTCCCTCCGCCTCCTCTGCGCCGCGGGACACTCTTGCACTGCCTTCTACCTCAAAATATGGTTCCAG GAAGACTTTGATAACTTTTGGTCCGCTTGCCCTTGGGATGAAGATTTGAAGTATGCAGAAGCTGTATGTAAGCAG GTCTCACACATGATCTCTGAATACCGCAGTGGTCGTACTCCCAATCCTGACGTTCTTTGCAACACCAGGATAAAATTTG GTGCTTTTATGGATGCAATTAGCAGTTCTGGATTTGATTATATTGCCTCTGGACATTATGCTCGTGTCATTCACCCACCATCACATTGCCAAAATGGACCTTCCTTACTTGAACTCTCTGCAGATATG GTGAAGGATCAGACATATTTCCTCTCACACCTGTCTCAGTCTCAGCTCAGGCAGCTTCTTTTTCCTCTTGGGTGCATCTCAAAG GATGAAGTGCGTAGACTTGCTGCTGAACTGGACCTTCCCAACAAAGACAGAAAAGATTCACAAGGAATCTGCTTTCTGGGAAAG TTGAAATTCAGTGATTTTGTTGCTAAACACATCGGGGAGATGGAAGGTGTTATATTGGAAGCAGAAACAGGAGATTTCCTTGGTAACCACCGAGGTTATTGGTTCTACACAGTTGGGCAGCGGCAGGGTTTACGGCTTCCTGGAGGACCATG GTATGTCGTCGGAAAAGATGTCAAGAACAATGTGGTTTTTGTATCAAGAAATTACTTTTCGTTTGATAAAAGAAGGCGCACCTTTCAAGTAGGTTCCCTCAGTTGGATTAGTGGATCAAAACCCGATCAGCTTGATCAGATTCAATGCAAG GTTCGTCATGGTCCAGACTTCTATGACTGCAGTGTGGAGATGCAGGTAAGCGATGACGACCAAGACGAGGTTGCTACAGTTCACATTTCCAAGGACGACCAAGGTCTAGCTGCTGGCCAGTTTGCTGCTTTCTATAGGGGAAGAACCTGCATCGGCTCAGGTATAATTTTAGATTCGTGGGATGACAACCGCTCCCCAGTATGCTCAAAAGCTCTTGAAAGAGCAAAACTCAAGGACAAATCGCTGCTGGGTAAGCCCGTTAAGATTATGGTTCAGCCCCACACTTCACAAGGAGAATCATCCAATTCCTCACCTGATGCCAAGTCTGAGCCAAGAGATTCCAATATTTCCCTGTCAGATGACATTAGGCAGAAGCCGGAAGAAGCTAAAGGTGTGCTTTAG
- the LOC116256757 gene encoding uncharacterized protein LOC116256757 isoform X1, which yields MAVYSLPLPLRFLFMRSSCQHHLLSLALPASLLFVHHHHRSSFTPPTILRTSPLCCVADSVGLDDHHRHPLLPIGPISPRHLECSLLGERRKVAVLLSGGVDSSVSLRLLCAAGHSCTAFYLKIWFQEDFDNFWSACPWDEDLKYAEAVCKQVHVPLEVVHLTDEYWNNVVSHMISEYRSGRTPNPDVLCNTRIKFGAFMDAISSSGFDYIASGHYARVIHPPSHCQNGPSLLELSADMVKDQTYFLSHLSQSQLRQLLFPLGCISKDEVRRLAAELDLPNKDRKDSQGICFLGKLKFSDFVAKHIGEMEGVILEAETGDFLGNHRGYWFYTVGQRQGLRLPGGPWYVVGKDVKNNVVFVSRNYFSFDKRRRTFQVGSLSWISGSKPDQLDQIQCKVRHGPDFYDCSVEMQVSDDDQDEVATVHISKDDQGLAAGQFAAFYRGRTCIGSGIILDSWDDNRSPVCSKALERAKLKDKSLLGKPVKIMVQPHTSQGESSNSSPDAKSEPRDSNISLSDDIRQKPEEAKGVL from the exons aTGGCGGTGTATTCTCtacctctccctctccgcttccTTTTCATGCGAAGCAGCTGCCAACATCACCTTTTGTCCCTCGCCCTTCCGGCTAGCCTCCTCTTcgtccaccaccaccaccgttCTTCTTTTACGCCTCCAACTATCCTGCGAACTTCTCCTCTCTGCTGCGTAGCCGATTCCGTAGGTCTAGACGACCACCATCGTCACCCTTTGCTACCAATCGGCCCCATCTCCCCCAGGCATCTAGAGTGCTCCTTGCTGGGTGAGCGCCGAAAGGTTGCCGTCCTCCTTAGCGGTGGAGTCGATAGCAGCGTCTCCCTCCGCCTCCTCTGCGCCGCGGGACACTCTTGCACTGCCTTCTACCTCAAAATATGGTTCCAG GAAGACTTTGATAACTTTTGGTCCGCTTGCCCTTGGGATGAAGATTTGAAGTATGCAGAAGCTGTATGTAAGCAG GTCCATGTGCCATTGGAAGTTGTGCATTTAACAGATGAATACTGGAACAATGTC GTCTCACACATGATCTCTGAATACCGCAGTGGTCGTACTCCCAATCCTGACGTTCTTTGCAACACCAGGATAAAATTTG GTGCTTTTATGGATGCAATTAGCAGTTCTGGATTTGATTATATTGCCTCTGGACATTATGCTCGTGTCATTCACCCACCATCACATTGCCAAAATGGACCTTCCTTACTTGAACTCTCTGCAGATATG GTGAAGGATCAGACATATTTCCTCTCACACCTGTCTCAGTCTCAGCTCAGGCAGCTTCTTTTTCCTCTTGGGTGCATCTCAAAG GATGAAGTGCGTAGACTTGCTGCTGAACTGGACCTTCCCAACAAAGACAGAAAAGATTCACAAGGAATCTGCTTTCTGGGAAAG TTGAAATTCAGTGATTTTGTTGCTAAACACATCGGGGAGATGGAAGGTGTTATATTGGAAGCAGAAACAGGAGATTTCCTTGGTAACCACCGAGGTTATTGGTTCTACACAGTTGGGCAGCGGCAGGGTTTACGGCTTCCTGGAGGACCATG GTATGTCGTCGGAAAAGATGTCAAGAACAATGTGGTTTTTGTATCAAGAAATTACTTTTCGTTTGATAAAAGAAGGCGCACCTTTCAAGTAGGTTCCCTCAGTTGGATTAGTGGATCAAAACCCGATCAGCTTGATCAGATTCAATGCAAG GTTCGTCATGGTCCAGACTTCTATGACTGCAGTGTGGAGATGCAGGTAAGCGATGACGACCAAGACGAGGTTGCTACAGTTCACATTTCCAAGGACGACCAAGGTCTAGCTGCTGGCCAGTTTGCTGCTTTCTATAGGGGAAGAACCTGCATCGGCTCAGGTATAATTTTAGATTCGTGGGATGACAACCGCTCCCCAGTATGCTCAAAAGCTCTTGAAAGAGCAAAACTCAAGGACAAATCGCTGCTGGGTAAGCCCGTTAAGATTATGGTTCAGCCCCACACTTCACAAGGAGAATCATCCAATTCCTCACCTGATGCCAAGTCTGAGCCAAGAGATTCCAATATTTCCCTGTCAGATGACATTAGGCAGAAGCCGGAAGAAGCTAAAGGTGTGCTTTAG
- the LOC116256373 gene encoding uncharacterized protein LOC116256373, with the protein MLQLLFAIAFSAAPLTLYVPPMRSLSLFVETVEIFLREAIHHTARAYPRIRLGYSRIISSIRRSRQP; encoded by the coding sequence ATGCTGCAGCTTCTATTCGCGATCGCCTTCTCGGCGGCGCCGCTGACGCTGTACGTGCCTCCCATGCGCAGCCTCAGCCTCTTCGTCGAGACTGTCGAGATCTTCCTCCGAGAGGCCATTCACCACACGGCCAGGGCTTACCCGCGTATCCGCCTCGGCTACTCCCGAATCATATCCTCCATCCGACGCTCTCGACAACCCTAA